aaaaggtAATATTCAATTTTTATAATATAACAATTTAAATTAAGTgcaaatttataatattttgtattttttattaattcATATATAACTATTATTACTTAATTGTCTTTATTAATATCAATACTTAAATAACATTAACATTTTATtagttaaattattttttgatgattaaaaagaataaaaaaagagAATATTTTTATTTGAAGTAAAATTTGTAGTGATTAGAGATGACCTCAATATTATTGGAAGACTTCAtcgtcactacaagaaaataagagttttatgactttatttgggagacattggaagtctacaatgtttCCCAACtgggagacgttgttgctagggtcattgtaggtatatatatcccacgtctcccattgggagaggttgaaagtcaaacgttgactttcaacctctcccaatgggagatgtggaaagtgactcacctctcccaatgggagacgttggatgtctcctagggacttcccagagacatccaatgtctcccattgagagaggtgagtcacttcccacgtctcccagtaggagacattgaaagtctcccacatttaaaaaaaataaatttataattaatattattttaatttgatttaataattaattaaattgaaattattttaatttaaattgaaattattttaatctaaatttaaattgatttaataatcaattaaattgaaagaaaaaaaaaatatttgttagacatatacaagaaatacaatatttgttggAGCAATCgaagctatctccccatggtaataccaaattgtgtaactcttgtccatcccattgaaatataagtgttctttaatctttttaagatccatctttttaacatttctacacttaagacatggacaataagtaaaatttgggtctttcacattttccgaataaaaccttaagaacaaatcgaccacgttcctatattccgcagataacttattcgctgacatccactgtttatccatatattctccaatgtctatggaaaagaaaagaaacaacactaaataagcacgtgataaagttgtatgtctatataaaactaattgtttattatcctagataaaatcgggcagcatttcccctataatagtgacataatcatctgcatgtgaataacaaaacaaacaattcaaacaacatacaatacgtttcttccttataggatgtctatattaaactaattatttattattctagataaaatcgggcagcatttcccctataatagtaacctaaccatctgcatgtgaatagtaaaacaaacaattcaaacaacatacaataagtttcttccttatagcttcgcagcacacaattttaatctcagaacctacttcactaaaacacacaagttctcaaccttccgttatcatcacagcacacaattttaatctcagaacctacttcactatggatgaatatttaagatattcaaactcctctaacatttgtttaataatattaaaagtagaagtaagagaatatatatgtacctcttgcaattaataatccaaaagctagcaaaattacttcacttagtaatcaaattcgctattaaatccacaaaccaataaaattaaattaataaataataaataaaatatcactaaatatctagcaatatataacatattattgtaatattagaaatttaattacctcaaatgtgtgattgatataggaattttgatgcaaaatactctctaaaatctcaccaccaaaatcacaacctatgaaattaaattaattaatatgttaaacattactaaacaaatatcactaaatatctaataatagtaaatgatattggtaaacaaataaaaaaaaaaccaatgcgccactaattataacctaaacaaaaaatcaataaaaaatttcataacctgaaaacttaataatcaacaaaaacataaaaaatttcatatatttttattttataaattatttaataaatttatttgaacataactatatatatatataacaaaatagttacaatttacaaaaacaaagtttaaatatatataaaaaacatatctaaattttgaaataaaaaatgataaaaatttaaaaaaatcatgaacatatatactctaatgaaatctatacaatgtgataggttaaattaaaaaaaaaaaaactaaaatgacataaatataaaaaaaaaacttctatTAAAAACTaatcctacaatgtatataaaataatgcataaaaatgaaaaattaacacaaattcatgtatattactcatcctaatactaaacctatgatttttttaccaaataattaactaaaaagcaagaaaattaaaaaaacttacctttaaaaccctaaaaacgCAACCCCTTTCTCGTGTTTTTTGCTCTCGGTTTGTAGTCTTTGGTTCGAATGAGAGGAAGAAGAAGCATATTGGTGTTTAAATTAgcagggggacatccaacgtctcccactgggagacgtgtcacgtgtcccacgtctcccagtgggagacgttggatgtacccatgaccacttccccagcctatttccaacgtcttccaccatttttaatgtcttccaattgtagccattaatataaactttcaatgttttacaccattagacatttaaaacccttgattagttttaatgtcttacaccaatggtgaaagacattgtagggagtcattgtatgtcaaatttgttgtagtgcatGTAGCATGATTGTAGCACAAATTGATGTTACATCCTATTACATTAGTTTTAAAGGAATTAAATTCTTTTGCAAATTTAAAAAACATTATGCATGTCTACtctattaaaattattttaaaataatttgtttattttaaaGGAAGAAGTATGCATtactataattaatttttttcttcacaaaACTAAAATCTACaaagtaaaatttaaaaattatttagagtATGTTTGATTGGgagtaataaaaataaaataatatgaaGAATTATGAGAACGAGAATAAAAACGAAATGAAATATACGTTAAtttaatataaacaaaaatattaaattgtattttttttatcttttggaATGCcattgtttttctatttttttttaaaggaacTGTCATTCTATCAAtagaaaaattatttcatttaaattatattttaatactttaaaatacaacaaacaaataaataaaaataaaaattgattaattttctTCTCATTCCATTCTATTGCCTCAAAACAAACATAGTCTATTATTAAATCAAAGGCTAAAGTGTGGAGCTACTCAATAATGGAATGTtgtgttgattttttttaatagatGTTAATATATTTGGCATTGATTCATAGAACAAATCATGATTATATAGTAAAAATGGTATTTAAATATTGTAAATGTTAAATCTAAATGTAAAATGCATTTAGAAAAATGCAGTACATGACATTAACATTTCTACCTGCCCCAAGTTTTTTGACAAACAAGCTTGGCCAACAAGATTAGCTCATGCACGAAAAGCTCCCACGTGGTCAATTTTGAGCCACTCTTTTTAACATAATGTGTTTATTATGTTAAATTATTTGATGGGTTCTTGTTCCTTAATCCTTACTTTTAAAACAATGATATGTTTTTTATTAAAGCGTGACATCCTTcgtattttaaaatttttggttaaattaTTGTTGACgctaaattataaatttattaggTCGAAACAAGGTAGAATgtaattttgattaattttatttaaaaaatgtattaattatttttcttaagtttttatgattgttataacttttaaataaataaataatattatatataaaagaatgtcataaacatattaaaacaaaattaaaccaaaacaatgtttataatttttttaaaaaataatacgaTAACATTTTAAATCACAAACTACACTATTTAAGATACAAAACTTTcttgatattattcaaatcatatATCGATGATGGCAGAAAATATGTGTGTCATTAGATTATATAAAATACATTTTGAATGGTTGGATGAGAATCTTTTTACAAAATTatgttaaaataccattttactctTAGTATCCCCTTAGTAACTTGTAATCAGTTTGTGTGTTTTATTTCTTAATAGACCCCCCGAAAAGATCTATTATTCTTCATCTTCTCTCTTTCGCCATTATTATTGTTTGCCAAAAATTCTaccatttgtaaaaaaaatttgttaaataaaaatctaattaaccTATTGTCACATATATAgataaaattaattaatgttaaacaTTCTACAATCTAtaattctttttgttttttttttaaatctaattaattttaatgttaaatATATTAGCAAAAATAATTAATGTTCAAACATTTTACCATCTATAgttcctatttttttttaataactcATTCTACCGTATAATATATTCTCAAACCTAATTATTGCTCAAcattaaagaaataaaacaaaattaaatctGTCTAAAGAAACTTAATACACAACTCATATACACAATTATATTATATCAGTTTTAGTTACCTACTACTTATTTCGTGTACTCAACACATTATTTAAATTACTTAGCAGGAACACATTGTTTATGTTACTAGCTAGTATCATAAATATGTTCTAACTTCATATAAAATATGGACTATAAAACAATTAATTATACATATTTTTAAACattgaaatatatttttaccTTGATTTTTTAAAGTCACATCACTTATATTTTCTAGAATACTATATCAAaagcatatatatttatataaaagattCAAACAATACTCAACTCATATCACACTCCACCAAAaagaattttcatatatatatatatatatatatttacccgATCCAATTTTTAAAGATTAAATTTCACTTTTTGTCCAGAAAGAAAGATTAAAATTCActaacaattttaattttttttttttttggtgattgGAATTTCTTAACTAAGTTTTTACTAGCTTAAaacaaagaaaattattttaagttttacgaaaattttaaaattttcttatatttactatttttaattaaaaaataataattgcatTAAAACATATTTTTGTGATTAGGATGTGTAAAAGTTTAGGAAggattaaattattaaaaaaaacgtTGTAAAGGACCAAATATCCAAAAAGACGAAAAAGTGGAGGGTAATAAATCAAAACAACCTTTTAAAAAGCATTGACCGACCGACGCGCATTCTGTGCTGGAACTGGAGAGTGGATTGTGAATTTGCGATGACCCaaatttctctttcttcttcagcGATTTCACCATCTTCGCCATCTTCACCGATTAACGAAACCCAATCCCTAACCCTAACTCTAATTCCAGGCCTCCCCAACGACGTCGGAGCTCTGATCCTCTCCTTCATCTCCTACTCCTACCATGGCCGCCTCAAATGCATCTGCAGATCGTGGAGGCTCTTCCTCTCCTCCAAGGCCTTGATTTCACTACGCCATACCCACAGAAGCCTCTCCCACCTTCTTTGTATATTTCCGCAAGACCCTTCCGTGGCTTCCCCTTACCTCTTTGACCCCCAAAATCTCGCTTGGTGCCCTCTCCCTCCCATGCCCTGCAACCCTCACGTCTACGGACTATGTAATTTTACTTCTGTTGCCATCGGCCCTTACCTCTACGTTCTTGGAGGTTCGGTTTTCGATACTCGATCGTTCCCGCTGGACCGTCCGTCGCCGTCGTCTGCTGCTTTCCGGTTTGATTTTTATACATGGTCATGGGAACGCATATCGTCGATGCTGTCCCCACGCGGAAGCTTTGCGTGTGTGGCGCTGCCGAATTTGGGTCAGATTCTGGTCGCCGGTGGCGGGTCGCGCCACAAGCTGTTCGCCGCTGCCGGGAGTAGGATAAGCTCGGTTGAAATGTATGACATCAAGAGAGACGAGTGGGTTTCCCTTGATGGGTTACCGAGCTTTCGAGCGGGTTGCGTTGGATTCTTTGTTAAGGATGGGGAAGAGAGTGAGTTTTGGGTGATGGGTGGCTATGGCGAATCAAGGACGATATCTGGGGTGTTTCCTGTGGATGAATACTATAGAGACGCTGTTGTTATGGAAATGAAGAATGAAAATGGTGGTGGAAAGTGGCGGGAGGTTGGGGACATTTGGGATATTGGAGAGAGGATAAGGCTTGGGAAGATCGTTGTAGTTGAGAATGAGGATCACAGACGTCCTGGCGTCTATATGCTTGATGGGATTGACATTCTCAGGTTTGCATTTCAAAATCTGAATGCTTTCATTTTTGAGATTTGCTTTTAGTTTCGTTTACTATTGTCTGCTCTGATCTTTTCTCCTGATAATTGGTCCCAATTGCATGAAGTTAATAATTTTGTGTTATATAGCTTTagcaatttttttagttttaactgTTGCGAAGTTCACTATGAACATTTGCAGCATTATTCTTATAATTCATATTGTTAATTTTAAGCTAGAACCAGCAAGTACTCGTAAATTTGTTTGCGATTATATGTTGTATCATCTAAAATATTACCACTCTATTTAGCGTGCTTAATGCAATCTTGCTTCTTGCCTGTTTGTTGGCGGTGTCTAAATGAATCTACTCGGTACTTAGGCCCTTGGGTTCAGGGCAATAAGCTTCCTAATAACTCCCACTGGAAAGAGCTGTTGTCCAAATTGTATATGCAATTACTGCTCTGTTAACGAATATCATTGTGCTTTGACTGTTATAGAACGGAGATCTCTGATACAATAAGCTAGAAACTTAGGAGTCTTCATTGTTATGCAAAATGTTGTAACtctgattttgataaattatCACTGTCGTTTTTTTTTGTCCTGCCGAAAACATAATTATTCTGAGAATTAATATTGATCATGGAATAGAAATTTTGACAGTATAGTTTAAAATGAAATTTAGTGAATCATAACTGAGTTAAGGAAATCAACCTGCAGGCTTTGTACTTCTTGTTAAATTGATCTAGGCTTTTGTCCTCTTCAAGTGTTAGTGCAGAGAGAGGTCTCAAGAAAGGGAAGTGGATGGGTTTAGGAGATTTTGGACCAAATTGACATTTTATTACCATTTTCTGGGTGACTTTTTAGCAAGTCACAAAAGTTATGACCTTTTGTACCTCTTTTTTGATATTCTATTTCTACGACGAGCTGCTACAATATCAGGGACCATTAAAAAAGGTAATAAAAGTTCTGACAGGACACCAATACTTTTTACTTATGCTAGAAGGAATCATAAGAAGAAGGGGGACCCAACTGAGCTGACACATAAGCTTAGTGTGGCTCACCAAATAGGCGGCTGGGGTGGATGGAACCACAACAGGATAGAATCACAACAGTGATTGGCTAGCCTTTGGGAATATTGTGGTAATTCCTTAGCTTAGCATAAGGAGTGTGCATTTTCTGTTACAGGTTAAGAGGAAATTGTAGCATTTAGCTGTAGAAagaccatttttttttctttaacgtGGTGTAGGAGACCAGGATCTTGAATTCCTGGATTATCAATACAAACCCTCTGTTCTTCAAATTCTTTCTTTGTGTGTGGTTACTTTTCTGTGCACAATTTTATCAAGTTCATCCTTAAAAGTAGCATTTTTTGGACTATTCTAAAAAAGTCTCATTTGGTTAGGTAGTGGTTATGCCCATGGTTTGCTCCTATGAGGTCTCTGGTTCAATTCTTCATGGGGACCTACCTAATCTTTTGTTAGAGTTTTCAACTTTCCAAGAAAGGTGGTTTCAACAGGAGGAcaagtatagaaaaaaaaaaaaaagtctcattTTGGTTGGCTTAAGTTACTACTTAGGTCCAAATGAAGTAGATAAAAATGAGTTTGGGATGGCAAGGAGCCCAATGTCAGCATTAAATATTGAACCCCTAATAATAAAAAGAGCTTTGGAGTGAAAGCATGCAAAACATCTTCTATGTAGTTTTGTTGCAGCTTAGTGTTGATTATCTGACTAGGTCACCATGCTACTTTTTTTGTTGGTAACATACATGAAATGAGAAATGAATTAATGACCTCTTTCAAAGTATTATGATGGGATCTCCCACTTGCCCCTTCAGATTTCGTCGTCAGTACGAGATCCCAGGATCTCTCGCAAACTTGAGTTAATACCACAGCTGTTCTATATGATTAGATTGATTAGAGTTGCTTCTAACAAATCTtgcttattatttattatcattcGAGGAAATTAATGGTTGAGTGATAGTCATTTTTATGGAAGCATGTAGTTGTGATGTTGGTTTAGTTGAATTTTATCTTAAAACTGGTGTCCTGTCAACTATGTTATCATATGTTTAAACATTTACGTATCTTAGCTTGATGAACTCCCTGGCATTTAGGCATTTATTTCTCTGTTTGTTGCTTCTTATCTTGTTCATATATTAAGTTCTGGTCAATAATGCATTGCAGATACGACATGGCTTCAAATCGTTGGCAGGAGGAGTCACGGGTCCCAAGAGAGGCGCGGTGCAACTTATCGTCGTTAGGATTTGTTGTGTTGGATGGTGAGTTGCTTGTAATTACCCTTAGGAAGGCTGTTGAGTCGGCAGACAGCCGAAGATCTTTGCGACAGCATAAGAAAACCAGAAGTTTGTACATTCAAATATACAATCCCAAGAAGAAGACATGGAGAAGTCTCACTACCAAGTCACCTTTCCTAAACAACTTGGATTTCAGTAATGCAGTTATGTGCAGCATTCGTATGTGAATTTCACTTCTATTCAATGcttatcattgattgtgttggGTGCAGTGCAAGTATGGTAACAGTACCAGCAACTTGTGCGTACAGTTCTGTATATTGATTGCTACTCCAGAAGATTTTGTACAGATTATAaatatatctatctatatattatTGTTATGGAATATGAAATAAATGCGTAGAATTATTCTAATCTTTTCCTCGTGTAAATAAattatcagattttttttttgggttctcCAAATGTAATAATAGTTAATAGTTTAGTGTGACATGATTATAAGTTGACGAAGGCTCTATTTCTAACTGTCAATTCAAGTGTGATTGGTCACATTTTTATATTTAGTTTTGCATGTTTATGAACTGAACATTTGCGATCCAGAGTGAAGATGTTTTTACCCACATATAATGGACGAAACCTTACATAATTGATTTCCAATCAACCAGTAGTTCCAAATGATTCTTTCGTTTCTCTGGGTTTTGTCTTTGTATGTGTTTTTTTTTGCTAAAATATATGTTTGGTTGGGTTGGGTGTAATACCAATGAAATCATTTCATTTTTTCGGTTGTTTGTATGTTTTTTAAAAGTGGAATGGTTATTTTACAGTGGTGGAATGTTTTTTAAAAGTGGAATGGTTATTTTACAGTGGTGGAATGGCTATTCCTTCTTCTAATGATTGGAAGAAATATCATTTCAATGTATaacttatattaatttttttgcaTTCATTGTCATCTTTTTATCTTATTTTCATTCCCAttcttttgtttttgttactCCTAACCAAACtaatttttacttattttatttatttaaaacttattTTTTCATTATAAAGTAAGGATATTTGCGGCAAAAGTACTCATGTTATACAAAATATTACACTTAAATAcccaaattatttttttgacGACAAAAATACTAAGTTTAATTTTTACTTGCATTGTTAGTACTCACCATTAACTTTGCCGTTAGATGCAAGAGCATCTCTAATAAAATGCTATAAAAGTGGTGTATAACCATTTTTTAGGCCATCTTCATAAAATTGAACTCCAATGATGGTCTAAAATAGGAGCTTGATGCAAAATGACTCTTAATATTGTGTGAaagtgtgaaagtaagtaattgttatatttttaattttgtagtaaaataaccTAACtacatttttaatattacatattaccaTATATGTCTTTTACCAAATtgctattttattataaatattttaatattatggtatatgtacattaatttttattttaaagtaaaaaactaattaaacaaaactaatatacgtataccactatattaaagtcatacgtttcctaaataaataaataaatgatcgaaaatgacaatttagataatcaacaatgtaaaatggtcatttctctATAATTTTTAAAAGGAGAACATTAGCTTCTTGATGCCAATATTTTGAGTCATTTACTATAATTTTTCGTCTAAAatatgtgccaaatttggcacatgctaaaagttgtaccaaatttggcacaaaatgtAGCATGAGCCAAATTTAGCCCGcaataaatatcacattttttaattACTTCTTTGTCATtcattaatacaaattattaatttttaatttatcttttaataaaaaaaattaattatttttatatattttcaataaacattaatagatatattgattttttttagctAGTTTACATCTTGTGCATTGGAGTACAAATGCAAAAAGTAAGTCAAATATATTATTGACACATATTTTGGGCTCAATTTAGCACAAATTATACACCATCCATTGGAGATGGTCTAATAATGGTGGGTACTAACAGTGCAAAGTTGAATTCTGATACTTTTgtcgcaaaaaaaaaaacataagttaTTTCGTCCCAAATATCTTTTTTTCATTAACTTTTATTATAAACTTATAAATTCATAATCTCAAAAGAATAACAAGcc
The genomic region above belongs to Humulus lupulus chromosome 1, drHumLupu1.1, whole genome shotgun sequence and contains:
- the LOC133785353 gene encoding F-box/kelch-repeat protein OR23; this translates as MTQISLSSSAISPSSPSSPINETQSLTLTLIPGLPNDVGALILSFISYSYHGRLKCICRSWRLFLSSKALISLRHTHRSLSHLLCIFPQDPSVASPYLFDPQNLAWCPLPPMPCNPHVYGLCNFTSVAIGPYLYVLGGSVFDTRSFPLDRPSPSSAAFRFDFYTWSWERISSMLSPRGSFACVALPNLGQILVAGGGSRHKLFAAAGSRISSVEMYDIKRDEWVSLDGLPSFRAGCVGFFVKDGEESEFWVMGGYGESRTISGVFPVDEYYRDAVVMEMKNENGGGKWREVGDIWDIGERIRLGKIVVVENEDHRRPGVYMLDGIDILRYDMASNRWQEESRVPREARCNLSSLGFVVLDGELLVITLRKAVESADSRRSLRQHKKTRSLYIQIYNPKKKTWRSLTTKSPFLNNLDFSNAVMCSIRM